From a single Lolium rigidum isolate FL_2022 chromosome 7, APGP_CSIRO_Lrig_0.1, whole genome shotgun sequence genomic region:
- the LOC124674394 gene encoding ATP-dependent DNA helicase Q-like 4A isoform X2, whose amino-acid sequence MQGSNKPNAGSSCSDKAPSVNWPHHANAIQSSRSKDDFLSSSFLFSLPTQRANPEPNIMLSLRSAACKIQGPERLQVPWIEKAWRSVRNTQVACKSYLRPGLSAKVKDCGGDYAHAYAKDSSYNANKLDNVPRSTVSSQESMHQRPEGGILEQNTSHRLAGINSRTTTYQSNHVVGTTYQCNFTRTDAKSYQTVPVADNMCADPMDDDEILASIDVDRIVMEHYEATNTPRGSASRQMSTPSGNKCNSTGLDENSLAQELSEICSHGCKLAFCPEPNYHLLELKDQLLAVSSELIDGSGELSPQRSEELRQQRAHLKKQMQILGDYMARPTQDDERQRSHSMASTTAVEGHHPPMTPRSTFVMDNDRFQSQLNFGNEPGNGGSCYTPAPYTYTDSFDTPSVLRDYTRKNIDITYTDGSGDKKWSSRDFSWTKELEVHNKKVFGNRSFRPNQREIINATMSRRDVFVLMPTGGGKSLTYQLPAFIEEGITLVVCPLVSLIQDQIMHLLQANIPATYLSANLEWTEQQRILRDLLSTCNYKLLYVTPEKIAKSDALLRQLEILYSRGHLSRIVIDEAHCVSQWGHDFRPDYQNLGLLKQKFPETPVLALTATATASVKEDVVQALGLANCIVFRQSFNRSNLRYIVMPKTKKCFEDIDCFIRKNHHKECGIIYCLSRMDCEKVAEQLREYGHQASHYHGSMEPFDRAEVQRLWSKDKINIICATVAFGMGINKPDVRFVIHHSLPKSIEGYHQECGRAGRDGQPSSCVLYYNYSDYIRVKHMITQGSAEQVTSRPPGRSVSKHEQALQTHKENLLCMVSYCENDVDCRRFLQLIHFGETFDPSHCAKTCDNCLKGLRWIEKDVTDIARQLVELVSSIRQACSSSHILEVYRGSMNQNVKKSNHDALPLHGAGKNLAKGEAARVLRHLVTEGILTEDVKKSDYGSVSSVLKVNHTKAGGLRSGNHIIVLKFPTPEQAPKMGKLDEPSISQTNKTVHQQSEVDENFSTLLFETLKILRTQIAEDTPGCVGYHIFKNETLKEISIRIPRTKEELLDINGIG is encoded by the exons ATGCAAGGCAGCAACAAGCCGAACGCTGGCTCCAGTTGCAGTGATAAGGCGCCAAGTGTCAACTGGCCACATCATGCAAATGCTATACAGAGCTCCCGTAGCAAAGACGACTTTCTGAGTTCGAGCTTTTTGTTCTCTTTACCGACACAAAGGGCGAATCCAGAACCGAATATAATGCTTTCTTTAAG GTCTGCTGCTTGTAAAATTCAAGGCCCAGAACGCCTTCAAGTTCCATGGATCGAGAAG GCCTGGCGTTCTGTGCGCAACACCCAGGTGGCCTGTAAGAGTTATTTAAGACCTGGTTTATCTGCAAAAGTGAAAGATTGTGGCGGGGATTATGCTCATGCTTACGCAAAGGATTCTTCATATAATGCCAACAAATTGGACAATGTGCCAAGGAGTACAGTTTCCTCCCAGGAAAGTATGCATCAACGCCCTGAAGGAGGTATTCTGGAGCAAAATACCAGTCATCGGCTGGCAGGCATCAACTCCCGTACAACGACTTACCAGAGCAATCATGTGGTTGGAACAACATATCAGTGCAATTTTACCAGAACTGACGCTAAGTCTTACCAGACCGTTCCTGTTGCGGATAACATGTGTGCTGACCCCATGGATGATGATGAGATTCTGGCG AGTATTGACGTGGACCGCATAGTTATGGAACATTATGAAGCAACAAATACACCCAGAGGGTCAGCATCCAGGCAAATGTCAACTCCATCAGGAAACAAGTGTAACTCCACAGGTTTAGACGAGAATAGTTTAGCACAGGAACTGTCTGAAATTTGTAGCCATGGTTGCAAG CTAGCTTTTTGCCCAGAGCCAAATTATCATTTGTTGGAGTTGAAGGATCAGTTGCTTGCAGTATCCAGTGAACTTATTGATGGTTCTGGAGAACTCAGTCCTCAACGTTCTGAAGAGCTTCGTCAGCAGCG AGCACATCTGAAGAAACAGATGCAGATACTTGGGGACTATATGGCAAGGCCAACCCAAGATGATGAGAGGCAGAGATCACACTCTATGGCCTCCACAACAGCTGTAGAGGGGCATCACCCCCCTATGACCCCAAGAAGCACTTTTGTAATGGACAATGATAGATTCCAGTCTCAGCTTAATTTCGGGAATGAACCTGGGAACGGTGGTTCATGCTATACTCCTGCTCCATATACTTACACGGATAGTTTTGACACACCGTCAGTGCTGAGAGATTACACCCGTAAAAATATAGATATTACCTACACTGATGGTTCTGGTGATAAGAAGTGGAGCAGCAGAGACTTTTCGTGGACTAAGGAACTTGAG GTCCACAACAAGAAAGTTTTTGGAAATCGTTCTTTCCGCCCAAATCAGCGAGAAATAATTAATGCCACAATGAGTAGGAGAGATGTTTTTGTTTTGATGCCAACTGGCGGTGGAAAAAGTTTGACCTATCAG CTTCCAGCTTTCATTGAGGAGGGCATAACACTAGTAGTTTGTCCCCTTGTTTCACTCATCCAAGACCAGATCATGCATTTACTGCAG GCAAATATTCCTGCAACTTATCTCAGTGCCAACTTGGAGTGGACGGAGCAGCAGAGAATATTAAGAGATCTATTGTCTACGTGCAACTACAAGCTACTGTATGTCACGCCAGAAAAAATAGCTAA GAGTGATGCTCTATTGAGACAATTGGAAATTTTATATTCACGAGGTCATCTTTCTAGAATTGTTATTGATGAAGCTCATTGTGTAAGCCAGTGGGGTCATGATTTCCGACCTGATTACCAG AATCTAGGTCTCTTAAAACAAAAGTTCCCAGAGACCCCAGTCCTGGCCTTAACTGCAACAGCAACTGCTAGTGTGaaggaagatgttgtgcaagctcTAGGCCTCGCGAACTGTATTGTTTTTAGACAAAGTTTTAATCGTTCAAATCTGAG GTATATTGTGATGCCCAAGACAAAGAAATGCTTTGAGGATATAGATTGCTTTATCCGCAAAAATCATCATAAAGAATGTGGCATCATATATTGTCTTTCAAGAATGGACTGTGAAAAAGTGGCTGAACAACTGAGG GAATATGGGCATCAAGCATCACACTATCATGGAAGCATGGAGCCTTTTGATAGAGCAGAAGTCCAGAGGCTATGGAGTAAGGATAAGATAAACATAATATGTGCTACAGTTGCATTTGGAATGG GTATCAATAAACCTGATGTTCGTTTTGTTATTCATCATTCCCTTCCCAAATCAATTGAAGGATATCATCAG GAGTGTGGACGTGCTGGTAGAGATGGACAGCCGTCATCTTGTGTGCTGTATTACAACTATTCTGACTAT ATTCGTGTCAAACACATGATTACACAAGGATCTGCAGAGCAAGTAACATCAAGACCACCTGGACGCTCTGTGTCTAAACATGAGCAAGCACTTCAAACGCACAAGGAGAATCTCTTGTGCATG GTTAGTTACTGCGAAAATGATGTGGATTGCAGACGTTTCTTACAGCTGATCCACTTCGGTGAGACGTTTGATCCATCACATTGTGCAAAGACATGTGATAATTGCCTGAAAGGATTGAGATGGATTGAGAAAGACGTGACTGATATTGCTAGGCAGTTG GTTGAGCTGGTTTCGTCGATAAGGCAGGCATGTTCAAGTTCTCATATTCTTGAAGTTTACAGGGGTTCCATGAACCAAAAT GTCAAGAAGAGCAATCATGATGCTTTGCCTCTTCATGGAGCTGGGAAGAATCTAGCTAAAGGTGAGGCCGCAAGAGTACTACGGCATCTAGTAACTGAGGGAATACTTACTGAGGATGTCAAAAAGAGTGATTATGGATCAGTATCATCTGTCTTAAAG GTGAATCATACAAAAGCTGGTGGTCTTCGCTCTGGCAATCACATAATTGTCCTTAA GTTTCCCACTCCTGAGCAGGCACCTAAGATGGGGAAACTTGATGAACCATCAATTTCACAAACCAATAAGACTGTTCATCAGCAGAGTGAAGTGGATGAG AATTTTTCAACATTGCTCTTTGAAACATTAAAAATCCTTAGGACTCAGATAGCGGAGGATACTCCAGGATGTGTTGGATACCACATATTTAA AAATGAAACGTTGAAGGAAATAAGCATCCGAATACCAAGGACGAAAGAAGAACTTTTGGACATAAATGGCATCG GGTGA
- the LOC124671991 gene encoding protein PSK SIMULATOR 1-like, with translation MAASESRKDRFGNNGTIKVNRTGSGLGAAGYGRAVEILDTLGCLMTTLTPDGGFTSRATKGTQISILAFEVANTVLKGASVMQSLSEDSVTYFKQVVLPSEGVQNLISSDMGELMRIVASDKREELRIFSQEIVRFGNRCKNAQWHNLDRYFVKLESENVSQKQLKETATVEMQKLMTLVQRTTDLYHELHALDRFEQDYRCQQKGNETSNKVEKGENVQVLRLELKTQRGYVKSLKKRSLWSKTLEDVVEKLVDIVQYLHAEINISFGTSDVGELSSESTVDSLRLGPAGLALHYANTIIQIYGIVSRSGYVPANSRDALYQGLPPRVRLALPNRLRTSSIPRELTIDQIRSMMEKTLKWLVPMAINTTCARGFLRFSEWAKSGTERVGRGPGRPDVIETLYHADKTRTEAYILELVVWLHHLVSQSNRPANVK, from the exons ATGGCGGCGTCTGAGTCGAGGAAAGACAGATTTGGGAATAATGGAACAATCAAG GTTAATAGAACGGGTTCAGGGCTTGGCGCAGCCGGGTATGGGAGAGCAGTGGAGATTCTCGACACACTAGGCTGCCTGATGACAACCTTGACTCCAGATGGTGGTTTTACTTCTAGAGCGACCAAAGGGACCCAGATATCAATTCTAGCTTTTGAGGTTGCTAACACAGTACTGAAAGGTGCGAGCGTTATGCAATCTCTCTCCGAAGACTCTGTTACATACTTCAAACAAGTGGTGCTTCCTTCTGAAGGCGTGCAGAATTTGATTTCAAGTGACATGGGCGAGTTGATGCGGATTGTAGCTAGCGACAAAAG GGAAGAGCTGAGAATATTTTCACAAGAGATTGTCAGGTTTGGCAACCGGTGCAAAAATGCGCAATGGCATAATCTGGACCGCTATTTTGTCAA ACTAGAATCCGAAAACGTTTCACAGAAGCAGCTGAAAGAAACAGCCACAGTAGAGATGCAAAAGTTGATGACTCTTGTTCAGCGTACAACT GATTTGTATCACGAGCTACATGCCTTAGATAGATTTGAGCAAGATTACCGTTGTCAACAGAAGGGAAATGAAACTTCAAATAAGGTTGAAAAAG GAGAAAATGTTCAAGTTCTGAGACTGGAGTTGAAGACCCAAAGAGGTTACGTGAAGAGCTTGAAGAAAAGATCTTTGTGGTCAAAGACATTGGAGGAT GTTGTTGAGAAGCTTGTTGACATTGTGCAGTATTTACATGCTGAGATCAATATCTCATTTGGAACTTCTG ATGTAGGTGAACTGAGTTCTGAATCAACAGTGGACTCTCTAAGACTAGGACCTGCGGGACTTGCATTGCACTATGCAAACACTATCATACAGATCTATGGCATT GTTTCTCGATCAGGGTATGTACCTGCAAATTCAAGAGATGCCCTCTACCAAGGGTTGCCACCAAGGGTCAGGTTGGCTCTACCAAATAGATTAAGAACTTCGTCAATACCTCGGGAG CTCACTATTGACCAAATAAGGTCAATGATGGAGAAAACTCTGAAATGGCTTGTTCCAATGGCCATCAATACCACCTG TGCCCGAGGCTTCTTGAGGTTTAGTGAATGGGCAAAATCAGG GACTGAGCGTGTTGGAAGAGGACCAGGTCGACCGGACGTGATCGAGACGCTCTACCATGCTGACAAGACAAGGACGGAGGCTTACATACTGGAGTTGGTCGTCTGGCTTCACCACCTTGTCAGCCAGAGTAACCGGCCAGCAAACGTTAAATAG
- the LOC124674394 gene encoding ATP-dependent DNA helicase Q-like 4A isoform X1: MQGSNKPNAGSSCSDKAPSVNWPHHANAIQSSRSKDDFLSSSFLFSLPTQRANPEPNIMLSLRSAACKIQGPERLQVPWIEKAWRSVRNTQVACKSYLRPGLSAKVKDCGGDYAHAYAKDSSYNANKLDNVPRSTVSSQESMHQRPEGGILEQNTSHRLAGINSRTTTYQSNHVVGTTYQCNFTRTDAKSYQTVPVADNMCADPMDDDEILASIDVDRIVMEHYEATNTPRGSASRQMSTPSGNKCNSTGLDENSLAQELSEICSHGCKLAFCPEPNYHLLELKDQLLAVSSELIDGSGELSPQRSEELRQQRAHLKKQMQILGDYMARPTQDDERQRSHSMASTTAVEGHHPPMTPRSTFVMDNDRFQSQLNFGNEPGNGGSCYTPAPYTYTDSFDTPSVLRDYTRKNIDITYTDGSGDKKWSSRDFSWTKELEVHNKKVFGNRSFRPNQREIINATMSRRDVFVLMPTGGGKSLTYQLPAFIEEGITLVVCPLVSLIQDQIMHLLQANIPATYLSANLEWTEQQRILRDLLSTCNYKLLYVTPEKIAKSDALLRQLEILYSRGHLSRIVIDEAHCVSQWGHDFRPDYQNLGLLKQKFPETPVLALTATATASVKEDVVQALGLANCIVFRQSFNRSNLRYIVMPKTKKCFEDIDCFIRKNHHKECGIIYCLSRMDCEKVAEQLREYGHQASHYHGSMEPFDRAEVQRLWSKDKINIICATVAFGMGINKPDVRFVIHHSLPKSIEGYHQECGRAGRDGQPSSCVLYYNYSDYIRVKHMITQGSAEQVTSRPPGRSVSKHEQALQTHKENLLCMVSYCENDVDCRRFLQLIHFGETFDPSHCAKTCDNCLKGLRWIEKDVTDIARQLVELVSSIRQACSSSHILEVYRGSMNQNVKKSNHDALPLHGAGKNLAKGEAARVLRHLVTEGILTEDVKKSDYGSVSSVLKVNHTKAGGLRSGNHIIVLKFPTPEQAPKMGKLDEPSISQTNKTVHQQSEVDENFSTLLFETLKILRTQIAEDTPGCVGYHIFKNETLKEISIRIPRTKEELLDINGIGKVKLNKYGDRVLATIDELLNQFSSGGKRNSSSGGSNEQNEAAKKRRGLTAINVSDNGDDFEERSVQSKKRTTKTRNAKQVISDAASMVQDGRHIIDLELDGYEEEELCSSVQQPVAYGRVLPKWAAAGNTPATNIFDGYKYTK; encoded by the exons ATGCAAGGCAGCAACAAGCCGAACGCTGGCTCCAGTTGCAGTGATAAGGCGCCAAGTGTCAACTGGCCACATCATGCAAATGCTATACAGAGCTCCCGTAGCAAAGACGACTTTCTGAGTTCGAGCTTTTTGTTCTCTTTACCGACACAAAGGGCGAATCCAGAACCGAATATAATGCTTTCTTTAAG GTCTGCTGCTTGTAAAATTCAAGGCCCAGAACGCCTTCAAGTTCCATGGATCGAGAAG GCCTGGCGTTCTGTGCGCAACACCCAGGTGGCCTGTAAGAGTTATTTAAGACCTGGTTTATCTGCAAAAGTGAAAGATTGTGGCGGGGATTATGCTCATGCTTACGCAAAGGATTCTTCATATAATGCCAACAAATTGGACAATGTGCCAAGGAGTACAGTTTCCTCCCAGGAAAGTATGCATCAACGCCCTGAAGGAGGTATTCTGGAGCAAAATACCAGTCATCGGCTGGCAGGCATCAACTCCCGTACAACGACTTACCAGAGCAATCATGTGGTTGGAACAACATATCAGTGCAATTTTACCAGAACTGACGCTAAGTCTTACCAGACCGTTCCTGTTGCGGATAACATGTGTGCTGACCCCATGGATGATGATGAGATTCTGGCG AGTATTGACGTGGACCGCATAGTTATGGAACATTATGAAGCAACAAATACACCCAGAGGGTCAGCATCCAGGCAAATGTCAACTCCATCAGGAAACAAGTGTAACTCCACAGGTTTAGACGAGAATAGTTTAGCACAGGAACTGTCTGAAATTTGTAGCCATGGTTGCAAG CTAGCTTTTTGCCCAGAGCCAAATTATCATTTGTTGGAGTTGAAGGATCAGTTGCTTGCAGTATCCAGTGAACTTATTGATGGTTCTGGAGAACTCAGTCCTCAACGTTCTGAAGAGCTTCGTCAGCAGCG AGCACATCTGAAGAAACAGATGCAGATACTTGGGGACTATATGGCAAGGCCAACCCAAGATGATGAGAGGCAGAGATCACACTCTATGGCCTCCACAACAGCTGTAGAGGGGCATCACCCCCCTATGACCCCAAGAAGCACTTTTGTAATGGACAATGATAGATTCCAGTCTCAGCTTAATTTCGGGAATGAACCTGGGAACGGTGGTTCATGCTATACTCCTGCTCCATATACTTACACGGATAGTTTTGACACACCGTCAGTGCTGAGAGATTACACCCGTAAAAATATAGATATTACCTACACTGATGGTTCTGGTGATAAGAAGTGGAGCAGCAGAGACTTTTCGTGGACTAAGGAACTTGAG GTCCACAACAAGAAAGTTTTTGGAAATCGTTCTTTCCGCCCAAATCAGCGAGAAATAATTAATGCCACAATGAGTAGGAGAGATGTTTTTGTTTTGATGCCAACTGGCGGTGGAAAAAGTTTGACCTATCAG CTTCCAGCTTTCATTGAGGAGGGCATAACACTAGTAGTTTGTCCCCTTGTTTCACTCATCCAAGACCAGATCATGCATTTACTGCAG GCAAATATTCCTGCAACTTATCTCAGTGCCAACTTGGAGTGGACGGAGCAGCAGAGAATATTAAGAGATCTATTGTCTACGTGCAACTACAAGCTACTGTATGTCACGCCAGAAAAAATAGCTAA GAGTGATGCTCTATTGAGACAATTGGAAATTTTATATTCACGAGGTCATCTTTCTAGAATTGTTATTGATGAAGCTCATTGTGTAAGCCAGTGGGGTCATGATTTCCGACCTGATTACCAG AATCTAGGTCTCTTAAAACAAAAGTTCCCAGAGACCCCAGTCCTGGCCTTAACTGCAACAGCAACTGCTAGTGTGaaggaagatgttgtgcaagctcTAGGCCTCGCGAACTGTATTGTTTTTAGACAAAGTTTTAATCGTTCAAATCTGAG GTATATTGTGATGCCCAAGACAAAGAAATGCTTTGAGGATATAGATTGCTTTATCCGCAAAAATCATCATAAAGAATGTGGCATCATATATTGTCTTTCAAGAATGGACTGTGAAAAAGTGGCTGAACAACTGAGG GAATATGGGCATCAAGCATCACACTATCATGGAAGCATGGAGCCTTTTGATAGAGCAGAAGTCCAGAGGCTATGGAGTAAGGATAAGATAAACATAATATGTGCTACAGTTGCATTTGGAATGG GTATCAATAAACCTGATGTTCGTTTTGTTATTCATCATTCCCTTCCCAAATCAATTGAAGGATATCATCAG GAGTGTGGACGTGCTGGTAGAGATGGACAGCCGTCATCTTGTGTGCTGTATTACAACTATTCTGACTAT ATTCGTGTCAAACACATGATTACACAAGGATCTGCAGAGCAAGTAACATCAAGACCACCTGGACGCTCTGTGTCTAAACATGAGCAAGCACTTCAAACGCACAAGGAGAATCTCTTGTGCATG GTTAGTTACTGCGAAAATGATGTGGATTGCAGACGTTTCTTACAGCTGATCCACTTCGGTGAGACGTTTGATCCATCACATTGTGCAAAGACATGTGATAATTGCCTGAAAGGATTGAGATGGATTGAGAAAGACGTGACTGATATTGCTAGGCAGTTG GTTGAGCTGGTTTCGTCGATAAGGCAGGCATGTTCAAGTTCTCATATTCTTGAAGTTTACAGGGGTTCCATGAACCAAAAT GTCAAGAAGAGCAATCATGATGCTTTGCCTCTTCATGGAGCTGGGAAGAATCTAGCTAAAGGTGAGGCCGCAAGAGTACTACGGCATCTAGTAACTGAGGGAATACTTACTGAGGATGTCAAAAAGAGTGATTATGGATCAGTATCATCTGTCTTAAAG GTGAATCATACAAAAGCTGGTGGTCTTCGCTCTGGCAATCACATAATTGTCCTTAA GTTTCCCACTCCTGAGCAGGCACCTAAGATGGGGAAACTTGATGAACCATCAATTTCACAAACCAATAAGACTGTTCATCAGCAGAGTGAAGTGGATGAG AATTTTTCAACATTGCTCTTTGAAACATTAAAAATCCTTAGGACTCAGATAGCGGAGGATACTCCAGGATGTGTTGGATACCACATATTTAA AAATGAAACGTTGAAGGAAATAAGCATCCGAATACCAAGGACGAAAGAAGAACTTTTGGACATAAATGGCATCGGCAA GGTGAAGCTCAACAAGTATGGGGATCGCGTGCTTGCAACCATAGATGAGCTTCTCAACCAATTTTCAAGCGGAGGCAAGAGaaacagcagcagcggcggcagtAACGAGCAAAATGAGGCCGCGAAGAAGCGAAGGGGCCTCACCGCCATCAATGTGTCTGATAATGGTGATGACTTTGAAGAACGCTCGGTTCAGTCCAAGAAACGCACGACAAAGACACGAAACGCCAAGCAGGTAATATCTGATGCTGCAAGCATGGTCCAAGATGGCCGGCATATTATAGATCTTGAGTTGGACGGATACGAGGAAGAGGAATTGTGCAGCAGCGTCCAACAGCCTGTGGCATATGGTAGGGTTTTGCCTAAGTGGGCAGCCGCCGGAAACACCCCCGCAACTAATATATTTGATGGATATAAGTACACCAAGTAG